CAGGCGCCGCAGGCCGCCCCCGCTTTCCAGACCACCATCGGCACGCTCAACCCCGTCGCCGTCTTCTTCTTCATCCTGTTCGCGCTCAGCACGCTCGGCATCACCTACTGGGCCGCCAAGCGCACCCGCACGACCAAGGAGTTCTACGCCGCCGGCCGCAGCGTCACGGCCATGCAGAACGGCCTGGCCCTCGCCGGCGACTACATGAGCGCCGCGTCCTTCCTCGGCATCGCCGGCATCGTGTCGACCAAGGGCTACGACGGCCTGATCTACTCGGTCGGCTGGCTCGTGGGCTGGCCGATCATCACGTTCCTGATCGCCGAGCCGCTGCGCAACCTCGGCAAGTACACCTTCTCCGACGTCGTCGCCTACCGGCTCACCGCACGGCCGATCCGCGCCGCCGCGGCCTTCGGCTCCCTCATCACCGTCATCTTCTACCTGATCGCGCAGATGGTCGGCGCCGGGACGCTCTTCAAGCTGATGTTCAACCTGCCCTTCGAGGCCGCGCTCGTGCTCGTCGCCGTGCTGATGATCGGCTACGTGCTCTTCGGCGGCATGATCGCGACCACCTGGGTCCAGATCATCAAGGCCTGCCTGCTGCTCGGCGGCGCCACGCTCCTGGTGATCATGGTCCTCTCGAATTTCGGCTTCAGCTACGGCTCGCTCTTCGGCAGGGCGGCGGAGCTGCAGGGCCAGAAGGTCCTCGAGCCGGGCGTCATGTACACCAACCCGCTGGACACCTTCTCGCTGGCGCTGGCCCTGATGTTCGGCACCGCCGGCCTCCCGCACATCCTCATGCGCTTCTACACCGTCCCCGACGCCAAGGCCGCCCGCAAGTCCGTGTTCTACGCGACGGGCTTCATCGGCTACTTCTACATCCTCACCGTGACCATCGGCTTCGGCGCCATGACGCTCATCCCGGGGAGCATCAAGACGATCACGGGCGTCGACGCCGGCGGCAACATGGCGGCCCCGCTGCTGGCCGAGGCCATGGGCGGCAGCATCTTCCTCGGCTTCCTCTCGGCCGTGGCCTTCGCAACGATCCTCGCCGTCGTCGCCGGCCTGACCCTCGCCGGCGCCTCCGCCCTCTCGCACGACCTCTACGTCGGCGTCATCCGCCACGGGGAGGCCAACGAGAAGGAGGAGGTCAAGGTGGCCAAGGCCGCGACGGTCGGCCTCGGCATCACCGCCATGCTTCTCGCCCTCGCCTTCAAGGGGCAGAACGTGGCCTTCATGGTCGGCCTCGCCT
The bacterium genome window above contains:
- a CDS encoding sodium/solute symporter (Members of the Solute:Sodium Symporter (SSS), TC 2.A.21 as described in tcdb.org, catalyze solute:Na+ symport. Known solutes for members of the family include sugars, amino acids, nucleosides, inositols, vitamins, urea or anions, depending on the system.), producing the protein MPKKLAFQIPFGTAALLAAVPAGAQAPQAAPAFQTTIGTLNPVAVFFFILFALSTLGITYWAAKRTRTTKEFYAAGRSVTAMQNGLALAGDYMSAASFLGIAGIVSTKGYDGLIYSVGWLVGWPIITFLIAEPLRNLGKYTFSDVVAYRLTARPIRAAAAFGSLITVIFYLIAQMVGAGTLFKLMFNLPFEAALVLVAVLMIGYVLFGGMIATTWVQIIKACLLLGGATLLVIMVLSNFGFSYGSLFGRAAELQGQKVLEPGVMYTNPLDTFSLALALMFGTAGLPHILMRFYTVPDAKAARKSVFYATGFIGYFYILTVTIGFGAMTLIPGSIKTITGVDAGGNMAAPLLAEAMGGSIFLGFLSAVAFATILAVVAGLTLAGASALSHDLYVGVIRHGEANEKEEVKVAKAATVGLGITAMLLALAFKGQNVAFMVGLAFAVASSANFPALLLSVIWKNLSTKGATYSIYTGGFLALILIVMSPTVWVDIVHKTEKAAVTAEVKKIADGAKAEITAAPERKAEIEAKAAADTKAANAKMPQAIIPYKNPGIFSMGAAFLVAIIFSLLFPEGGDVDKRFEEEKIRTYLGIGAE